In Topomyia yanbarensis strain Yona2022 chromosome 2, ASM3024719v1, whole genome shotgun sequence, one DNA window encodes the following:
- the LOC131679729 gene encoding la protein homolog: protein MTEVETKVASTEETSKTEEDAPVAPEEDIADAAAQGAIDDTAHVSTDDETPDSKGQTQENVSKLEASIIRQLEYYFGDANLSRDKFLLEQISKDDGWVSLDVLLTFKRLKTLSEDKKVIVDAIEKSDEGLIEISEDRLKLRRHPERPVPEQNEATRKEIYARTVYVKGFASEDGTQMNELIEFFEPFEKVSNIVMRKYHDKATKKYLFKGSVFVTFATKEQCAEFLGKEKIEYKGKELICKMQDDYFEEKKAERKKKDKKKQEEKLDISHLPKGACVHLDGFGKETSRETIKETILKMDESLEVAFIDYQKTDNNGVVRFAAEGNGKKFVEKLTDNKIKIDEQDITARLLEGDEEIEFLRKVVKDQQARRQANNAWKKGRQQKGGKHNRNSNNSNDKKRKHEGENAGEEPASKKTVKEVDA, encoded by the exons ATGACTGAAGTCGAAACAAAAGTTGCTTCCACCGAGGAAACTAGCAAAACGGAAGAGGATGCTCCAGTGGCACCTGAGGAGGATATTGCGGATGCAGCTGCTCAAGGTGCAATCGATGATACTGCTCATGTTTCCACAGATGATGAAACGCCAGATTCAAAAGGCCAAACGCAGGAAAACGTTTCCAAACTAGAAGCTTCGATCATTCGTCAGTTGGAGTACTACTTTGGAGACGCCAACCTGTCGCGAGATAAATTCTTGCTTGAGCAAATCTCGAAAGATGATGGTTGGGTGTCGTTGGATGTGCTGCTGACGTTCAAGCGCCTGAAGACACTGAGCGAAGATAAAAAAGTAATTGTTGATGCGATTGAGAAGTCTGATGAGGGTCTTATTGAGATTAGCGAGGACCGTTTAAAGCTGAGACGCCACCCGGAAAGACCGGTGCCGGAGCAGAATGAGGCAACCAGGAAGGAAATTTACGCACGGACAGTGTATGTTAAAGGATTTGCTTCAGAGGACGGTACTCAAATGAACGAGCTAATTGAGTTCTTCGAACCGTTTGAAAAGGTTAGCAATATCGTGATGCGTAAGTATCACGATAAGGCAACGAAAAAATATCTGTTCAAGGGTAGTGTCTTTGTTACCTTTGCTACTAAGGAGCAATGTGCTGAGTTCCTGGGTAAGGAGAAAATTGAATACAAAGGAAAGGAGCTGATTTGCAAAATGCAGGACGACTATTTCGAAGAGAAAAAAGCGGAACGAAagaaaaaagataaaaagaaGCAGGAGGAAAAGTTGGATATTTCCCACCTTCCGAAGGGGGCTTGCGTTCATTTGGATGGTTTCGGGAAAGAAACAAGCCGGGAGACAATTAAGGAGACGATTTTAAAAATGGACGAATCTCTGGAGGTTGCTTTTATTGATTATCAGAAAACTGATAACAATGGAGTCGTACGGTTTGCGGCTGAAGGCAATGGCAAAAAGTTTGTTGAAAAATTGACCGACAACAAG ATCAAAATCGACGAGCAAGACATCACTGCTCGCTTACTAGAGGGTGATGAGGAGATCGAGTTCTTGCGGAAGGTCGTAAAGGATCAGCAAGCTCGTCGACAGGCCAATAACGCATGGAAGAAGGGCCGCCAGCAGAAGGGAGGTAAACACAACAGAAACAGCAATAACAGTAATGACAAGAAGCGAAAGCACGAAGGGGAAAATGCTGGAGAGGAACCTGCCAGTAAGAAAACAGTAAAGGAAGTAGATGCCTAA
- the LOC131679731 gene encoding protein TIPIN homolog, which produces MSHLDVLFGNSDEFGNENDGEIPSDDDGPVENDNPDAAEDADNAAGTQVKVEPKKRTVQNPRLVLNVQRLCGSRGIVDMEGHFKSIKFRGKGHEQDDLDAVMKRMQHWAHRMYPKYSLDDSLAKIEILGRKKQVQSYMNKYRMDLLEPEIVANDEDRDDDGLAYESNVMNQPLDPLDSMLEEQIAISRAGNLNTSGVENLSVSERNFDLLRDDSISSPVSTTPLNTPKDPSPGLSDEIRAKIAANRLKALEIRRAKMSPAPARETEVAEEINTSSA; this is translated from the coding sequence ATGTCCCACCTAGATGTTCTTTTTGGAAACTCGGATGAGTTTGGCAACGAAAATGACGGTGAAATCCCATCCGACGATGACGGTCCTGTTGAAAATGATAATCCGGACGCGGCTGAAGATGCTGATAACGCAGCTGGTACCCAAGTTAAAGTTGAGCCGAAGAAGCGAACTGTGCAGAACCCTCGACTTGTACTGAATGTTCAACGACTTTGCGGTTCCAGGGGTATCGTTGATATGGAGGGTCATTTCAAAAGTATCAAGTTTCGTGGCAAAGGACATGAACAGGACGATTTGGACGCGGTTATGAAACGAATGCAACACTGGGCGCACCGAATGTATCCCAAATATAGCTTGGACGACAGCTTGGCAAAGATTGAAATTCTGGGCCGGAAGAAACAAGTGCAGTCCTACATGAACAAATACCGGATGGATTTGCTTGAACCGGAAATAGTCGCCAATGATGAAGACAGGGATGACGACGGATTGGCATATGAGTCGAACGTTATGAATCAACCCTTGGATCCTTTGGACAGCATGCTGGAAGAGCAAATAGCAATTTCTCGTGCGGGAAATTTGAACACATCCGGTGTGGAAAACTTATCCGTTTCGGAGAGAAATTTTGATTTATTGCGAGATGACAGTATAAGCTCACCAGTGTCAACTACTCCATTAAACACACCCAAAGATCCATCGCCTGGATTGTCGGATGAAATTCGAGCTAAGATAGCAGCAAATCGGCTGAAAGCATTAGAAATTCGAAGGGCAAAAATGTCTCCTGCTCCTGCGAGGGAAACAGAAGTGGCAGAAGAAATCAATACTTCTAGTGCAtaa
- the LOC131679728 gene encoding histone-lysine N-methyltransferase SMYD3: protein MKNLFYKRGKLIHTEKPFAYVLQSRYRGIRCDKCFKEGKVLKCSNCMYVRYCNRFCQKEAWQDHQHECIKLKAVAPRTVPDAALMLSRIIRKLQKGGDFVKGFYTSKFYRRFGDLMTHENDIREDEKRMEHFQSLVVVLQSLIDEAAIPSNVELLQIFGKMCINSFNILDDEMNSIGTGMYLGASVMDHSCRPNAVVTFDGINIHVRLLEDYHGAGEMDISKIFISYIDLMDPTDVRRGRLRSQYYFECECDRCRDQQELKLMNAGACPNVDCDEPIANMGDEDVDKCPRCNTAIKSSQRDKFREIITLTKSRLAEMKEIAYLDVCQLCLKKQENILHYYNVWYLKTLDHAFESAINMEKWEEAIAYGLRLVNGFIKYNGPFHPLYGLLLLKIGKIQLFVKQVEQALKNINNSEKVLRITHGEEHDLYKKQLVPLLCQAADEFDMIKK from the exons ATGAAGAACCTGTTCTACAAACGAGGAAAGTTGATCCATACAGAGAAGCCATTCGCTTACGTACTCCAATCTCGTTACCGAGGGATTAGATGTGATAAGTGCTTCAAGGA aggaaaagttttgaaatgttcaaaCTGTATGTACGTGCGCTACTGTAACCGGTTTTGTCAAAAAGAGGCATGGCAAGATCACCAGCATGAGTGTATTAAACTTAAGGCAGTCGCCCCACGGACTGTCCCGGATGCCGCCTTAATGCTTTCTCGCATCAtaagaaaactgcaaaaaggaGGAGACTTTGTGAAAGGTTTCTACACATCTAAGTTTTATCGGCGTTTTGGAGATCTAATGACGC ATGAAAATGACATCAGAGAAGATGAGAAACGAATGGAACATTTCCAGTCGTTGGTTGTGGTCCTACAATCATTGATAGATGAAGCAGCGATACCAAGCAATGTAGAACTGCTGCAGATTTTCGGAAAG ATGTGTATCAATAGCTTCAACATTCTGGACGATGAAATGAATAGTATCGGGACCGGCATGTACCTTGGTGCATCCGTTATGGATCACAGCTGCCGCCCAAACGCCGTGGTAACATTCGACGGAATAAATATCCACGTTCGACTGTTAGAAGACTATCATGGAGCAGGCGAGATGGACATTTCAAAAATCTTTATTTCCTATATCGATCTGATGGATCCAACCGATGTTAGACGGGGACGACTTCGGTCGCAGTACTATTTTGAGTGTGAATGCGATCGGTGCAGGGACCAGCAGGAGCTGAAATTAATGAATGCTGGTGCTTGTCCGAATGTCGATTGTGATGAACCAATAGCGAACATGGGCGATGAAGATGTAGACAAATGTCCTCGTTGTAATACAGCCATCAAAAGTTCTCAACGGGACAAATTTCGGGAAATTATCACCCTCACCAAATCTCGGTTGGCTGAAATGAAGGAAATTGCCT ATTTGGATGTGTGTCAACTTTGTCTGAAGAAACAGGAAAATATCTTACACTACTACAACGTTTGGTACCTTAAGACGTTGGATCATGCATTTGAGAGTGCTATCAACATGGAAAAGTGGGAAGAAGCCATAGCCTATGGACTGCGGTTGGTTAATGGCTTCATAAAGTATAATGGACCGTTTCACCCGCTGTATGGGCTGCTGTTGttgaaaattggtaaaattcaGCTTTTCGTGAAACAAGTAGAGCAAGCATTAAAGAACATTAACAATAGTGAAAAAGTTCTACGTATTACACACGGAGAAGAGCATGATCTATACAAAAAGCAACTGGTGCCACTTCTCTGTCAAGCAGCGGATGAGTTTGATATGATTAAAAAGTGA